In a genomic window of Paraburkholderia phenazinium:
- a CDS encoding TonB-dependent receptor, which yields MKQRALAIAIRRTIWAELALSTVIAVPAFAQSQPAAPATAASGTAAAAAPAAASGAAATSTATSSGKNVKQLQTFQVTGSLIRQADKTGFNQVQVISNKDIQESGEQSVADYMRAISANSANSWGEANADSFAAGGSGIALRGLSEKYTLVLVDGQRVAPFAFAVNGTDQFFDLNTLPLSAIDRIEVVKTGAVSQYGSDAIAGVVNIITKHDFQGLQLDGSYGGATQGGAGTTKFSVLGGFGNLTSDGYNITATASYYKDNGFTLADRDTTENQDYTGKAYGGNVQTPTYFLNPTTGVASVPFGCGGGSLVPYSSSLTVTQAGAATGGNVCLRNTAEDYSVDPMTERFNAKVHADFKINDQMTAYADLWESNNTTTTSDGPVVLGDSLSYNPVTKTVTPYTVTVPANNPYNTTGVAQELFGTLPATYNSVTDSNYWRAAMGVKGTFSTGAEDWDWNTGYTHSMSTVSNTLNGVINENALTTALNNGTFNFVNPSATPAALSSILTSADNLGISKLDALDATLSTPNLFHIPTGDVGFGVGAQFLHESELIEEGGAYTTGEVLNPNLQEVAGERNVAAVYYQVDVPLINKMLTFSQSGRYDHYSDFGGAFSPRFALRFQPIQQLTAYASYTRGFRAPEFLENTNSSNLGIQPVGPGGAEENVITKGNPDLQPERTKNYNVGFELSPTRTTDVGVDWYKIHVDNAIGTVLDPSGTVYNSDGSIAYEVNEYENLGSFDTDGFEMTFSQSLPTKIGTFKLSADWAYVWHFTIDGLGGVTSVDGAGNNLTYAQPFGGSFPRWKGNTDLSWNFHQWTADLAWQYTGPYSNALGLDYSTASFSQFNLNVAYTGFKHWTIYGGVNNIFNKAPPYDPEWLNASSATLTGYDESLYTYLGRYLQVGATYKF from the coding sequence ATGAAGCAACGGGCATTGGCAATCGCCATTAGAAGAACAATCTGGGCCGAACTGGCACTGTCGACAGTGATCGCGGTTCCGGCATTCGCGCAGAGTCAACCTGCTGCGCCTGCAACCGCGGCGTCGGGTACGGCCGCCGCAGCCGCACCGGCCGCGGCTTCGGGAGCGGCGGCGACTTCGACCGCCACGAGCAGCGGCAAGAACGTCAAGCAGCTCCAGACGTTCCAGGTGACGGGCTCGCTGATCCGCCAGGCGGATAAGACCGGCTTCAACCAGGTTCAGGTGATTTCGAACAAGGATATCCAGGAATCGGGCGAACAGAGCGTGGCCGATTACATGCGCGCCATCTCGGCCAATTCGGCCAATAGCTGGGGTGAGGCGAATGCCGACAGCTTTGCCGCCGGCGGTTCCGGTATCGCGCTGCGCGGCCTGAGCGAAAAGTACACGCTGGTGCTCGTCGACGGCCAACGGGTTGCGCCGTTCGCATTTGCCGTCAACGGCACGGACCAGTTCTTCGACCTGAATACCCTGCCGCTGAGCGCGATTGATCGCATCGAAGTCGTCAAGACCGGTGCGGTGTCGCAATACGGCTCGGACGCGATTGCCGGTGTCGTGAACATCATCACGAAGCATGATTTCCAGGGCCTGCAGCTCGACGGCAGCTATGGCGGCGCCACGCAAGGAGGCGCCGGCACCACCAAGTTCAGCGTCCTCGGGGGCTTCGGCAACCTGACGTCCGATGGCTACAACATCACCGCGACCGCCAGCTACTACAAGGACAACGGCTTCACGCTTGCCGACCGCGATACAACCGAGAATCAGGACTACACCGGCAAGGCGTATGGCGGCAATGTGCAGACGCCGACGTATTTCCTGAATCCGACCACGGGTGTGGCGTCGGTGCCCTTCGGCTGCGGCGGCGGCTCGCTTGTTCCGTATTCGAGCAGCCTGACCGTGACGCAAGCGGGCGCGGCAACGGGCGGTAACGTGTGTCTGCGAAACACAGCCGAAGACTATTCGGTCGATCCGATGACCGAGCGTTTTAACGCCAAGGTCCACGCGGACTTCAAGATCAACGACCAGATGACGGCCTACGCCGACCTGTGGGAAAGCAACAATACGACGACTACGAGCGACGGCCCCGTCGTCCTCGGCGACTCGCTCTCGTACAACCCGGTCACCAAGACCGTGACTCCTTACACGGTGACTGTGCCGGCTAACAATCCGTACAACACGACGGGCGTGGCGCAGGAACTGTTTGGTACCCTGCCGGCGACGTATAACTCGGTGACCGATTCGAACTACTGGCGTGCGGCAATGGGCGTGAAGGGGACCTTCTCCACGGGTGCGGAGGACTGGGACTGGAATACGGGCTACACCCATTCGATGAGCACGGTGAGCAACACGCTCAATGGTGTGATCAACGAGAATGCCCTGACCACCGCGCTGAATAACGGCACGTTTAACTTCGTTAATCCGTCCGCCACGCCGGCTGCCCTGAGCAGCATTCTGACCTCGGCGGACAACCTCGGCATTTCCAAGCTCGACGCGCTGGACGCAACCCTGTCGACGCCGAACCTGTTCCATATCCCGACCGGTGATGTCGGCTTCGGTGTGGGTGCGCAGTTCCTGCACGAAAGCGAGCTGATCGAAGAGGGCGGCGCCTACACGACCGGTGAGGTGTTGAACCCGAACCTCCAGGAAGTAGCCGGCGAGCGCAATGTTGCCGCCGTGTATTACCAGGTCGACGTGCCGCTGATCAACAAGATGCTGACGTTCAGCCAGTCGGGCCGCTATGACCACTACAGCGACTTCGGCGGCGCGTTCTCGCCGCGTTTCGCGTTGCGGTTCCAGCCGATCCAGCAGTTGACCGCCTATGCGTCGTACACCCGTGGCTTCCGCGCACCGGAATTCCTCGAGAATACGAACTCGTCGAACCTCGGCATCCAGCCGGTCGGTCCTGGTGGCGCGGAGGAAAACGTCATCACCAAGGGCAACCCGGATCTGCAGCCGGAACGCACGAAGAACTACAACGTGGGCTTTGAACTGTCGCCGACGCGTACGACCGACGTGGGTGTCGACTGGTACAAGATTCACGTCGACAACGCCATTGGCACAGTGCTGGATCCGTCGGGCACTGTCTACAACTCGGACGGCTCGATTGCCTACGAGGTCAACGAGTACGAAAACCTCGGCTCGTTCGATACGGACGGCTTCGAAATGACGTTCTCGCAGTCGCTGCCGACCAAGATCGGTACGTTCAAGCTGTCGGCAGACTGGGCCTATGTGTGGCACTTCACGATCGACGGGCTCGGCGGCGTGACCTCGGTTGACGGCGCGGGTAACAACCTGACCTATGCGCAACCGTTTGGCGGCTCGTTCCCGCGCTGGAAGGGCAACACGGACCTGTCGTGGAATTTCCACCAATGGACGGCCGATCTGGCATGGCAGTACACCGGTCCGTACTCGAACGCGCTGGGTCTCGACTATTCCACCGCGTCGTTTAGCCAGTTCAACCTGAATGTGGCCTACACGGGCTTCAAGCACTGGACCATCTACGGCGGCGTGAACAACATCTTCAACAAGGCGCCTCCGTACGATCCGGAATGGCTCAACGCCAGTTCCGCCACGCTGACCGGTTACGACGAGTCGCTGTACACGTACCTGGGCCGTTACCTGCAAGTGGGGGCAACGTACAAGTTCTAA
- a CDS encoding DUF3734 domain-containing protein, which yields MRSSTTKTNRQPDAFVLPRYDEIALVLQGGGALGSYQAGVYEGLAEAGVQPHWIAGVSIGALNTAIIAGNAPEKRVEALRGFWNAICHPRDWLGGLGALALPVMGLQDLSRKWASMWAAGRALTEGQPGFFAPRVPLPMAGFGKQSPNVVSYYDTAALKETLLKFADFDRINDGDIRVSVGAVNVRTGNLVYFDNTKMRLEPEHFMASGALPPGFPAVEIDGEYYWDGGLVSNTPLTEVLRDADHKDALVFQVDLWSASGKAPGDFLDVSERAKDIQYSSRTRAITSMLADRQKHARFIKELLAHVPADVRKTDPLFRLAEEAADGSAINVVHLIYKNKPYEGHYKDYEFSSDTMHEHWESGLEDIRDSFAHRDWFDVPSREQGFVTHDVHRRPGSVPQSDRDMPELPLGVERKVAA from the coding sequence ATGCGCAGCAGCACAACAAAAACTAACCGGCAGCCGGATGCGTTCGTGCTGCCGCGCTACGATGAAATTGCCCTCGTGCTTCAGGGCGGCGGCGCGCTGGGATCCTACCAGGCCGGCGTCTACGAAGGTCTGGCCGAGGCCGGTGTGCAACCGCACTGGATCGCCGGCGTCTCGATCGGTGCATTGAATACCGCGATCATTGCCGGTAATGCGCCGGAGAAGCGCGTGGAAGCGTTACGCGGCTTCTGGAATGCGATCTGCCATCCACGCGACTGGCTCGGCGGCCTGGGCGCCCTGGCGCTACCCGTCATGGGGCTGCAAGACCTGTCGCGCAAGTGGGCCAGCATGTGGGCCGCGGGGCGCGCGTTGACGGAGGGCCAGCCAGGCTTCTTTGCCCCGCGCGTGCCGTTGCCGATGGCCGGCTTCGGCAAGCAAAGCCCCAACGTGGTCAGCTATTACGACACGGCCGCGCTAAAAGAAACGCTGTTGAAGTTCGCCGATTTCGACCGCATCAACGATGGCGACATTCGCGTGTCGGTCGGCGCGGTGAATGTGCGCACCGGCAACCTGGTGTACTTCGACAACACGAAGATGCGTCTGGAACCGGAGCACTTCATGGCGTCGGGCGCTTTGCCGCCGGGTTTTCCGGCGGTTGAGATAGACGGCGAATACTACTGGGACGGCGGCCTCGTTTCCAACACGCCGTTGACCGAGGTGCTGCGCGATGCCGACCACAAGGATGCACTGGTTTTTCAGGTGGATCTGTGGAGCGCGAGCGGCAAGGCACCGGGGGATTTCCTCGACGTGTCGGAGCGTGCCAAAGACATCCAGTACTCGAGCCGTACGCGAGCGATTACCAGCATGCTGGCGGATCGCCAGAAGCACGCACGTTTCATCAAGGAACTGCTCGCGCATGTTCCGGCCGATGTGCGCAAAACCGATCCGCTATTCCGTCTCGCCGAAGAGGCCGCCGACGGCAGCGCAATCAATGTGGTGCATCTCATCTACAAGAACAAGCCGTATGAGGGGCATTACAAGGACTACGAGTTCAGCAGCGACACGATGCACGAGCATTGGGAAAGCGGTCTCGAAGACATTCGCGATTCGTTTGCTCATCGGGATTGGTTCGACGTGCCGAGCCGCGAACAGGGTTTCGTGACGCACGACGTGCATCGCCGGCCGGGTTCCGTACCGCAGTCCGATCGCGACATGCCTGAATTGCCCCTCGGCGTGGAGCGCAAGGTCGCCGCATGA
- a CDS encoding 3-hydroxybutyrate dehydrogenase translates to MSLNNKVALVTGAASGIGEQCARKLASLGAAVVIADLNLENAQKVASSIAAAGGKALAVAMDVTNEEAVNSGIERAVQELGSLDVLVSNAGIQIVAPIEEYAFSDWKKMLAIHLDGAFLTTKAAIKHMYAGGKGGSIVYMGSVHSHEASKLKSAYVTAKHGLLGLARVVAKEGGPRGVRANVVCPGYVRTPLVDKQIPEQAKELGISEAEVVKNVMLKETVDGEFTTVEDVANTVAFLAGFESNALTGQSVVVSHGWFMQ, encoded by the coding sequence ATGTCGTTGAACAATAAAGTCGCGCTTGTAACCGGCGCAGCAAGCGGTATCGGCGAGCAATGCGCACGCAAGCTCGCGAGTCTCGGCGCCGCAGTGGTGATCGCCGACCTGAATCTCGAGAACGCGCAGAAGGTCGCGAGCAGCATCGCCGCCGCGGGCGGCAAGGCGCTGGCCGTCGCGATGGATGTCACGAACGAAGAAGCGGTGAATAGCGGGATTGAGCGCGCGGTGCAGGAACTGGGCAGCCTCGACGTGCTCGTCTCGAACGCGGGGATCCAGATCGTCGCGCCCATCGAGGAGTATGCGTTTTCCGACTGGAAGAAGATGCTGGCGATCCATCTGGATGGCGCCTTCCTCACCACCAAGGCGGCGATCAAGCATATGTACGCGGGCGGCAAGGGCGGCTCGATCGTCTATATGGGTTCGGTCCATTCGCATGAGGCGTCGAAGCTGAAGTCCGCCTATGTGACGGCCAAGCATGGCTTGCTCGGACTAGCCCGCGTGGTCGCCAAGGAAGGCGGCCCGCGAGGCGTGCGCGCGAACGTGGTGTGTCCGGGCTATGTGCGCACCCCGCTCGTCGACAAGCAGATTCCCGAGCAGGCCAAGGAGCTCGGCATTTCCGAAGCCGAAGTCGTGAAGAACGTGATGCTCAAGGAAACCGTCGACGGTGAATTCACCACGGTCGAGGACGTCGCCAATACGGTTGCGTTCCTTGCCGGTTTCGAATCGAATGCGCTCACCGGGCAGTCGGTGGTCGTCAGCCACGGCTGGTTCATGCAATAA
- a CDS encoding acetoacetate decarboxylase gives MNLASIRKDAFAMPVHNPAYPRPPYRFINREYFIISYETDFDALRAIVPEPLHPENDLVHYEFIRMPDSSGFGNYTESGQVISVRDQQGRLGNYTHSMYLDDEGPIAGGREIWGFPKKLAKPTLGVDGNDTLLGTLDYGTQRIATGTMGFKHVALDIEAECKKLADTPNYLLKVIPHVDGSPRVCELVRFYLRDVSVLGAWSGPAALELHPHALAPVADLPVKRVVGARHVIANLTLDIGEVALDYLASTESMKLAVNQ, from the coding sequence ATGAATCTCGCTTCGATCCGCAAAGACGCCTTTGCGATGCCCGTTCACAATCCCGCGTATCCCCGGCCGCCGTACCGCTTTATCAACCGGGAATACTTCATCATTTCCTACGAGACCGATTTCGATGCGCTGCGCGCCATCGTGCCGGAGCCGTTGCATCCGGAAAACGATCTCGTGCATTACGAATTCATTCGCATGCCTGACTCGTCGGGCTTCGGTAATTACACCGAGAGCGGTCAGGTTATCTCGGTGCGCGACCAGCAAGGGCGCCTTGGCAACTACACGCATTCGATGTACCTCGATGACGAAGGTCCGATTGCCGGGGGCCGCGAAATATGGGGCTTTCCGAAGAAACTGGCTAAACCCACCCTGGGCGTCGACGGTAACGACACGCTGCTCGGCACGCTCGACTACGGTACCCAGCGTATCGCCACCGGCACGATGGGCTTCAAGCATGTGGCGCTCGATATCGAGGCTGAATGCAAGAAGCTGGCGGACACACCGAATTACCTGTTGAAAGTGATTCCGCACGTCGACGGTTCGCCGCGCGTCTGCGAGCTCGTGCGCTTCTATCTGCGCGACGTGAGCGTGCTGGGCGCGTGGTCGGGTCCCGCCGCGCTCGAACTGCATCCGCACGCGCTGGCGCCGGTCGCCGATCTGCCGGTGAAGCGGGTGGTCGGCGCGCGGCATGTGATTGCCAATCTCACGCTGGATATCGGCGAGGTCGCACTCGATTATCTCGCTTCGACCGAGAGCATGAAGCTCGCGGTCAATCAATAA
- a CDS encoding cupin domain-containing protein, whose product MNVTRFNEAPEYLPAHHYQMRCVRLQGHEAGPADALWMGVSTIEPGGHTSLAASPLEKHYVVLRGEVVVSTGDHETTLYRYDSCRLAPGETRALRNDSAEVAMILLAMPVAGSTP is encoded by the coding sequence ATGAACGTAACGCGATTTAACGAAGCCCCCGAGTACCTGCCCGCGCATCACTATCAGATGCGTTGTGTGCGGCTTCAGGGGCACGAGGCCGGCCCTGCCGACGCATTGTGGATGGGGGTCTCGACGATCGAGCCCGGGGGGCACACGTCGCTGGCGGCGTCGCCGCTGGAGAAGCACTACGTGGTGCTGCGAGGCGAGGTCGTGGTCAGCACCGGGGACCACGAAACAACGCTGTACCGCTACGACTCGTGCCGTCTCGCGCCAGGTGAAACACGCGCATTGAGAAACGATTCCGCCGAGGTCGCCATGATTTTATTGGCCATGCCGGTAGCGGGTTCGACACCCTGA
- a CDS encoding gamma carbonic anhydrase family protein, translating into MSEDQDARQFGTPSVHRTVFVAHGTSIIGDVKIGEHASIWFNCVLRGDVQRIVVGARSNIQDGSILHGTTHGSPTLIGSQVTVGHGAILHACTIEDLAFVGFGARVLDNAVVRTGGMLAAGAVLTPGKVVGAGELWAGNPAKLLRPLTEQERAGMVTSADRYVALAQRYLFSKPVVLHF; encoded by the coding sequence ATGAGCGAGGATCAGGATGCCCGGCAGTTCGGGACACCGTCGGTACACCGAACCGTATTCGTCGCTCATGGAACGTCGATTATCGGCGACGTGAAGATTGGCGAGCACGCGTCGATCTGGTTCAACTGCGTTTTGCGCGGTGACGTGCAACGCATTGTGGTCGGCGCGCGAAGCAACATCCAGGACGGTTCGATCCTGCATGGCACGACCCATGGATCGCCGACGCTGATTGGCAGTCAGGTCACTGTGGGACATGGCGCGATTCTGCACGCCTGCACCATCGAGGACCTCGCCTTCGTCGGCTTCGGCGCCCGCGTTCTCGATAACGCGGTGGTGCGCACCGGCGGCATGCTGGCGGCGGGCGCGGTGCTGACACCTGGGAAAGTGGTCGGAGCCGGGGAGTTGTGGGCGGGTAATCCGGCCAAACTTCTGCGCCCGCTCACCGAGCAGGAACGCGCAGGAATGGTCACATCGGCGGACCGTTATGTGGCGCTCGCGCAGCGCTACCTGTTCTCCAAACCGGTTGTCCTGCACTTCTGA
- a CDS encoding 3-keto-5-aminohexanoate cleavage protein gives MHVRKTIITCAVTGNLTKPEQHPGLPITPQQIATSALEAAQAGAAVVHIHVRDPQTGRPSMEIDLYRQVIERIRAVDPELIINLTTGPGGRFIPSDDDPKVAAPGTTLLPPERRVEHIAALKPDICSLDLNTMNSGGDVVINTPKNVRRMASVIREAGVKPELEIFDSGDLHLALDLIKEGVLDGPGLWTFVLGVKYGFAATPETLFYARNFLPPGAAWSAFGIGRTEFPIVAQAWLAGGHVRVGLEDNIYLSKGVLAETNAVLVARARDIVLSLGGEIATAREAREQLGLVK, from the coding sequence ATGCATGTACGCAAAACCATCATCACCTGTGCGGTGACCGGCAACCTGACGAAGCCGGAGCAGCATCCAGGACTGCCGATTACGCCGCAGCAGATTGCGACCTCGGCGCTGGAAGCCGCCCAGGCCGGCGCCGCGGTCGTTCATATTCATGTGCGCGATCCGCAAACCGGCCGGCCGTCGATGGAGATCGATCTGTACCGGCAGGTGATCGAGCGCATCCGTGCCGTCGATCCCGAACTGATCATCAATCTGACCACAGGCCCCGGAGGACGCTTCATTCCGAGCGACGACGATCCCAAGGTGGCGGCGCCCGGCACCACACTGCTGCCGCCGGAACGACGCGTCGAACACATCGCGGCGCTGAAACCCGATATCTGCAGCCTCGACCTGAATACGATGAATTCAGGCGGCGACGTGGTGATCAACACCCCGAAGAACGTTCGCCGCATGGCTAGTGTGATACGTGAAGCAGGCGTCAAGCCGGAGCTCGAGATCTTCGATTCCGGCGACTTGCACCTCGCACTGGATCTGATCAAGGAAGGCGTGCTCGACGGGCCTGGACTCTGGACGTTCGTCCTGGGCGTGAAGTATGGCTTCGCCGCGACGCCCGAAACGCTGTTCTACGCCCGCAATTTTCTCCCGCCGGGCGCGGCGTGGTCGGCTTTCGGCATTGGCCGCACCGAGTTTCCCATCGTTGCCCAGGCGTGGCTCGCGGGTGGTCATGTGCGGGTCGGCCTCGAAGACAATATCTATCTCTCCAAAGGTGTGCTGGCCGAAACCAATGCGGTGCTGGTGGCCCGTGCGCGGGACATCGTATTGTCGCTCGGCGGTGAGATTGCGACCGCACGCGAAGCGCGCGAGCAACTGGGGTTGGTGAAATGA
- a CDS encoding SDR family NAD(P)-dependent oxidoreductase: MSKDLEGKVAVILGGTGGIGAATATRLAHAGATVVVTGQSGVEKAQRVVDALPGSGHLAAVASLTDSASLAALASCVKAQLGRADILVNTAGFTKPVKHGDLDALTDELIDEIMKVNWRAQFAAIRAFRPLLDESGDGLVVNVSSISASTGVGSNIAYCAAKAGLDVMAASLARALAPRIRVLNVSPGVVDTSFVPGRGADFNDKVAATTPLGRIGTPDDIAAAVEACATHLTFSTGVTIVVDGGRRLN; encoded by the coding sequence GTGTCCAAGGATCTCGAAGGAAAAGTAGCCGTCATTCTGGGCGGCACGGGCGGCATCGGCGCCGCTACGGCGACCCGGCTTGCCCATGCAGGCGCCACTGTCGTCGTCACCGGCCAGTCGGGTGTCGAAAAGGCGCAGCGGGTGGTCGATGCATTGCCGGGAAGCGGTCATCTGGCCGCGGTGGCGTCGCTTACGGACAGCGCATCGCTCGCCGCTCTCGCCAGTTGCGTCAAGGCGCAGTTGGGGCGCGCCGACATCCTCGTGAATACCGCCGGGTTTACCAAGCCGGTCAAACATGGCGACCTCGACGCGCTCACCGACGAGCTCATCGACGAAATCATGAAGGTCAACTGGCGCGCGCAGTTTGCGGCCATCCGTGCCTTTCGCCCGCTGCTCGACGAGTCCGGCGACGGTCTGGTGGTGAACGTGTCGTCGATTTCCGCCAGCACGGGTGTGGGCAGCAACATTGCCTACTGCGCGGCGAAGGCCGGGCTCGATGTGATGGCGGCCTCGCTGGCGCGGGCGCTGGCTCCGCGCATCCGGGTTTTGAACGTTTCGCCGGGTGTGGTCGACACGAGCTTTGTGCCCGGGCGGGGCGCGGATTTCAACGACAAGGTTGCCGCGACGACGCCGCTCGGACGCATTGGGACTCCTGACGATATCGCCGCAGCCGTCGAAGCATGCGCCACCCATTTGACATTCAGCACCGGCGTCACGATCGTGGTCGACGGCGGCCGCCGTCTGAACTGA
- a CDS encoding dioxygenase: MTDLSHLDSIVDDADSITEVVQAAMSRTDDVRLKQIVDALVRHAHAFFREVRLTDQEFEQGIEFVKAIGQATTDDHNEVVLCADVLGFSTLVTLLNTIDKTDRTPGALLGPFYRGHSPEYRNGECIVADGSPGAPLFVRGRVVDRARRPVANAMVDVWQASPVGLYENQDPDQPDMNLRGRFRTDAEGYFRFRSVRPAGYPIPTHGPVGGLLEKQHRHPYRPAHIHFLVIAEGYETLVSQVFADDSGYLGSDVVFGVIRDLVGRFELHEDGKAPDADVTGPYYTLGYEFVLAEGTPTYPTPPIK, from the coding sequence ATGACTGATTTATCTCATCTGGACAGTATCGTGGACGATGCGGATTCGATTACCGAAGTGGTGCAGGCTGCCATGAGCCGAACCGACGATGTCCGGCTCAAACAGATTGTCGATGCACTCGTGCGACACGCCCACGCGTTTTTCCGCGAAGTCAGATTGACCGACCAGGAGTTTGAGCAGGGCATCGAGTTTGTCAAGGCCATTGGTCAGGCCACGACAGACGATCACAACGAGGTGGTGTTGTGCGCGGACGTGCTGGGTTTTTCGACGCTGGTCACACTGCTCAATACCATCGACAAGACCGACCGCACGCCCGGCGCATTGCTCGGTCCGTTCTATCGCGGCCATTCCCCTGAATACCGCAACGGCGAATGCATTGTGGCCGACGGTTCGCCCGGCGCGCCGCTGTTCGTGCGTGGCCGCGTGGTCGATCGGGCACGGCGGCCGGTCGCGAATGCCATGGTGGATGTGTGGCAAGCATCGCCGGTGGGGCTTTATGAAAACCAGGACCCGGACCAGCCCGACATGAATCTGCGCGGCCGCTTCCGGACGGATGCCGAGGGCTACTTCCGCTTTCGTTCGGTCAGACCCGCCGGCTATCCGATTCCCACGCACGGTCCGGTGGGTGGGTTGCTGGAGAAGCAGCACCGGCATCCGTATCGACCTGCTCATATTCACTTCCTCGTCATCGCTGAAGGGTACGAGACGCTGGTCAGTCAGGTTTTTGCCGACGACTCGGGCTATCTCGGCTCGGATGTCGTGTTCGGCGTGATCCGCGATCTGGTCGGCCGATTCGAACTGCATGAGGACGGCAAGGCGCCTGACGCGGACGTGACCGGGCCGTACTACACGCTCGGATACGAATTTGTGCTGGCCGAAGGTACGCCGACGTACCCGACGCCCCCCATCAAGTAA
- a CDS encoding efflux transporter outer membrane subunit: MKRSVKHAVSLALVSACMGCAMGPNYVKPVVATPAGWHPEAPWQTAQPQDDALRGDWWTLFNDPALDGLEQKAAGANPTLKAAFEHYTQSEAELGEVKSAEMPSVGLGAAASRSRISGNRPLQSYAIPNTSIVQNDIQVGIQASYEVDLFGRVRREVEASKADSEQSKADFQNMELVIAAEVATTYFNVRELDEETAVVDSMVTYEQAALKFVASRYRDGDASGLDLSQQQAELAATTTQRELLAEQRARAEHALATLTGTPAPDFQLAAGAMPTRIPAVPVGIPSGLLQRRPDIAAAERAVAAANARIGVARSAYYPNIVLSPSVAFESVAGGSLFTASSLLWSLGGSAFENVFEGGKIVAMNRFAEAGYRASVDDYSATVLKAFQEVQDGMSSMSYLGKAADESVAATRSADHVLSIATERYQDGLANYLDVIDAQQALLTQRRLNTTIRGEQLAQSVFLIKALGGGWGASSSMAKTPDAGHNPAS; the protein is encoded by the coding sequence ATGAAACGCTCTGTCAAACACGCGGTGTCGCTGGCATTGGTCAGTGCATGCATGGGCTGCGCCATGGGTCCCAACTATGTCAAACCTGTCGTCGCCACGCCTGCAGGGTGGCACCCGGAGGCGCCGTGGCAGACCGCCCAACCTCAGGACGACGCGCTCAGGGGAGACTGGTGGACGCTCTTCAACGATCCCGCGCTCGATGGCCTGGAACAGAAGGCCGCTGGAGCCAATCCGACGCTGAAGGCGGCCTTCGAGCACTACACGCAATCGGAGGCTGAACTGGGCGAGGTCAAATCGGCGGAGATGCCGTCTGTCGGTCTGGGGGCCGCGGCATCGCGCTCGCGGATTTCCGGGAACCGGCCGCTGCAGAGCTACGCCATTCCCAATACCTCAATCGTTCAGAACGATATCCAGGTTGGCATTCAGGCGAGCTATGAAGTCGATCTGTTTGGCCGGGTACGACGCGAAGTTGAGGCGTCGAAAGCCGACAGCGAGCAGTCAAAAGCGGATTTCCAGAATATGGAGCTGGTGATTGCCGCAGAGGTGGCCACGACCTATTTCAATGTCCGCGAACTGGACGAAGAGACCGCCGTGGTGGATTCGATGGTGACCTACGAGCAGGCGGCGCTCAAATTCGTTGCCAGCCGGTATCGCGATGGCGATGCATCGGGTCTTGACTTGTCGCAGCAACAAGCCGAACTGGCGGCAACGACGACGCAACGCGAATTGCTCGCCGAGCAAAGGGCGCGCGCAGAACATGCACTCGCGACGTTGACGGGCACGCCCGCCCCCGACTTCCAGTTGGCGGCGGGCGCTATGCCGACCCGCATTCCAGCCGTACCCGTCGGCATTCCTTCCGGGTTGCTGCAGCGGCGTCCGGACATCGCCGCAGCGGAACGCGCCGTGGCCGCGGCGAATGCCAGGATTGGCGTGGCCCGCAGCGCCTACTACCCGAACATCGTGCTGAGCCCGTCTGTCGCATTCGAGTCCGTCGCCGGCGGGTCGCTGTTTACCGCGTCGAGCCTGCTGTGGTCGTTGGGCGGATCGGCCTTCGAGAACGTGTTTGAAGGCGGCAAGATTGTCGCCATGAACCGCTTCGCCGAAGCAGGGTATCGGGCGTCGGTCGACGACTATTCGGCCACCGTCCTGAAGGCCTTTCAGGAAGTTCAGGATGGCATGTCGAGCATGAGCTATCTGGGCAAGGCGGCTGACGAGTCGGTTGCGGCCACCCGTAGCGCGGATCACGTGTTGTCGATCGCGACGGAGCGCTATCAGGATGGACTTGCCAACTACCTCGACGTGATCGACGCCCAGCAGGCGTTGCTGACGCAGCGGCGATTGAACACCACCATCCGTGGCGAGCAACTGGCCCAGAGCGTGTTTCTCATCAAGGCGTTGGGAGGCGGCTGGGGTGCCTCCTCGTCTATGGCGAAGACACCGGATGCGGGTCACAACCCGGCGTCGTAA